A genome region from Leptodactylus fuscus isolate aLepFus1 chromosome 6, aLepFus1.hap2, whole genome shotgun sequence includes the following:
- the POU2AF1 gene encoding POU domain class 2-associating factor 1 translates to MHWQKSVTSDQHQHNQSRPYLGVRVKEPVKELLKRKRGNLAGTNSTTPTVPASYQTITPYTSVVSNTTELPYVDLEATTSLLPVQDEGTFYTGWISQPSTFQPITQWTTCPEYISHETVSCPYTGDMYVQPMCQGYTVVGPPSVLTYTSQPLLTNFTTRNPNPCVATQLEYAEQQAPLTYFPWAQTIPSLPTPTHSLPYQATPTTIQSQQFVPIPISVPDSVPEELDSRRDINNLPMEKLLEGGEGNDSYVLNHTLSIEGL, encoded by the exons CTGTGACTTCAGATCAACACCAGCACAACCAAAGCCGTCCTTACCTCGGTGTGCGGGTCAAGGAACCAGTCAAGGAGCTTCTGAAAAGAAAGAGAGGGAATTTAGCCGGTACCAACTCCACAACGCCCACG GTCCCTGCATCTTACCAGACTATTACACCGTACACGTCAGTAG TCTCCAACACCACTGAACTTCCGTATGTTGATTTGGAAGCTACGACATCATTGCTGCCAGTCCAAGATGAAGGCACATTCTACACTGGATGGATTTCCCAACCATCCACCTTTCAGCCTATAACACAATGGACAACGTGCCCCGAGTACATTTCACATGAGACTGTAAGCTGTCCATACACAGGAGACATGTATGTCCAGCCAATGTGCCAGGGCTATACTGTGGTTGGACCACCGTCAGTCTTGACTTACACCTCGCAACCTCTACTAACAAACTTCACA ACAAGAAACCCCAACCCATGTGTTGCAACCCAGTTAGAATACGCAGAGCAGCAAGCACCATTGACTTACTTTCCATGGGCACAGACCATTCCAAGTCTTCCTACACCAACCCATTCATTACCATACCAAGCAACGCCAACCACAATCCAAAGCCAACAGTTTGTCCCCATACCAATTTCTGTACCAGATTCTGTGCCAGAGGAACTTGACTCAAGACGAGATATCAACAATCTACCAATGGAGAAATTACTGGAGGGCGGGGAAGGAAATGATTCCTATGTTCTAAATCACACATTATCTATTGAAGGCCTTTAA